The nucleotide window tatgtAGGCCcacccccgggggtacaatggtaatccggctgggcgtgggccccagccgtctgtgtATATGCTCGCCGGCTTCtacgccgactgctggggcccaccggctggtgggtcccgtcgactgccggctccttggtcgacaggcaggccccactgtccagggccttgtcggtggctggttactgttgcctcaaatcttgtgacgagggcttcgccgaggtaagcgtggctacagtgccgccgaccggcgggcgatcgctgtagcctcacctcgtcttgtctccttaatggggcttctccttcgagggaggaagcaagccggctgtggggagccggccctatcttgggccgactgggggaggcctggccgccttcgggtgtctctctgcctgaaggggcccacagcccgtgggccgcgctgacAGCCCGTCGTGGGTGTCATCAGGGTcgacatggcaacagtgccgcgccggacggggcatggccaccccgtacggcgcactgtgccaggcgtgctccgggattcgggggtggcggGCTTTACTGttgccacgccccgtcacatcgccgttatgtggatgcagacttcgagggtacgatcttgacggctttcttcatgagggctaaagccgggccgccttccgatagtcggtctgggagacagccggcaaggggaaggcggccccacgtcttggattcttgagggccggatcggcgcgtaattttttcagaagggccggggggagccggctaggctacccgtggtcatttactccgacagtagtccccgaagttgaccgagcttcgaggctgacaaagggacgagaagcttggtcagcttcctatcctgaggagCCGGCTTTGCTTATGCGCGCCGTCTTCGGAAAGCTCCGTATCTTGTAGGCGGGAACGTGGGTCGGCCTGCGAGCTGACCGCGCGCCACCCCGCGGGTAACGTGGCAAGGAAAacctgccaacgcacgcgcgcgatgggacgccgctgcaggcccgggcccgccacttcTAGGCCTCGGCCCaagcgcggatcttctgcggcccacaacggaccgctcgccttcccgcggcggttcCATTTCGTCATCAGGGTGCAATAATCGcaggacgtgggggagtgggcgcagttgatcccacgttcccccacaccacacctcctcggctccgccgcgcgggtctataagtagggggaggagagggagcggcagaggctcgcacaCTCTCCCTCGCTCCACCCTTTCTcaccttccttctccttccttccgcCGCCGCAGCGACCCATTGCCGCGCCGCTCCGCCGTCGGACCTCTCGGTTCCTTCAGTCCCGCCGTAGCGGGGTCATGCGCATTTCCGCCGTCGCATCGCCTTGTTCCTCGCCGCgtcgctcccatggcgttgtcgagctcgtgggacagctccaacgtccacgaggaccacattgagttcctccgccggacacGGCGTCTGCCGGGCGAGAACTACGTGCCGGTTCATCGtgcgccggcgagggagatttcgccggcaccggaggagggcgagcgggtaatcttccgctcacactgcctgcgcggcttcggcctcccggcgagcggattccttcgcGCTTTTCTTGAGTtttaccacctccagccgcatcaccttacacccaacgcggtgatgctgctgtcggctttcattaccctgtgcgagggctttcttggggttctcccAACTCTCAAGCTCTGgggagaattcttccagagcaagctcagcaccgttgtcgcgggcgtgcctgccccctgcggagccttcattgccatgaggcggacgggcgagaacaattcgttcccgcccatcccgctgatccagtcggtgaagctctggcagaagtcctatttttacgtgaagaacgtcgcccagcaaggcgacttcgtcaacctgccggcttatgtagccggcccgccggctgggaggcaaccctcgtggagctaccgggccaggtcgttgtCTCAGGCCGGAAACGCAGCCGTCGCCCGGCTCCGgatgatgatccagtcggagggtctgaccggagccgacctggtggccgccttcgtggagcgccgagtacttccgctccaaggctggcctcacatgatttgtcagaagagcggccgcttcgacccgtgccggctgagcaccagggagatgcctcatgccgaggtgtcttacatggtgaactacatctccaattgcaagctcgccgaggattggcgatacggcaaggggccgtattctcgcgccaaccctccgcctgccataagtttttcttcttttcttcctttttgtagccggccGCATGATGGCTGACTTCTGATCAATTGGTTTGCCCtcagcagaaccctcttcttccgccgaTGGCCGGGGCCGCAGGGatagagcgccagctcctccccgatCGCATGGTGGACGACGTCGAtgatccggacctgggagcggccgccatggaagatgtCGTCGTGGGGGAAGGCGATGAGGCAGGCGACGCGGGGCTCGGGGCCGGCCTCGAGGACTGGGCGgacgatgacgaggtcgaagccgTTCCGCACCACCAGCCGGAGCTTGATCATCAAGGCACGGGCCCGTCTGCCGcgccggctgcccgtggcggcgcgcagaaacgccgggccgcgtcgacctacttcggcagccggccgaagaaatccaaggGTTCCACGgtggcgaccaagcgggatgaggcggccgtgaaggcggcccgcttccacAAAGAGGTGaaacagccgcaggcgatctcagcGTAAGCGTCAAAACGTCTTGTATTTTTTGTTGTCCTCTTTGATTGAGGCTCTTCTAAACTTTTCTTTGCGCGCTGAgcagggcaccgctttccctcGAGCGAGGTCCTGGCGACTCCATAGTCGGGCCGACTAGAGGGTCCTcaggctcccgccgcgtggatccccgcgccgacctcatggaggccacggagcggaacgcacgggaggcgcgggaggagcgggaggcggcggagcgaaggaccgcccaggtggcgaaggagcaggccgacgcggcggccaaggcccaggcggaggcggcggccgtggagaaggaggcggaggccTCGCGCGATCAGCCTTCGCAGCTCGTCGTTCCCCTCCGCGTCGTGGCCCCCGACATCcccgtgcccccgtcggaggaggtcgaccgagacccaccggtgatggagaggagggaggaccacgtgGTCTTTGTGGAGGAGGCGCCGCAGATggcgccgactggagcgggccaaagcggccaaccagccgcggcgccagagcagccggccgggggcgagccggaggcaggggccggccttGAGGTGCAGCCGACATTttgccggcgcgcagggggagctACCTCCGCGCCGGAGCCGCACAGAGCTGCGGGCGCCAGCCGGACGGCGAAGGCCCTGGAGGCGGTCAGCgccagcacgtccgagtggacgcCCAGCGGGGGGACGGCCGAGCTGAATacggcggcccaggaggtccaGAACCAGCTTCAAGCCCAGGCCGCTTCGCTGCAGCGATATACCCAAGAGTTCCTCACGACGCGGGCCGTCATTCGGGTGAGCCTTCTGGCCTTGGTTGTTTTGCTtttttgatttcttccgtgggggcgcgtcagcgcacccactgggtgtagtccccgagttccgagttggctgctgagcaggcggcttggaacttactaggtctTGTCAGCTATCTTATTCTTGCATCCTGTCTGATCTTCGAGGAATACCATAACCTCCGCgctgctgccttcaactcccaggcacAGGAGCTGGGCCAGAAAACCAAGGACCTGACCAACAGCCAGAGTGCGTGCTTTgtctcgttcatctcctgtgggggcgcgtcagcgcacccactgggtgtagtccccgagattcgggccgactgctgagcagtcgggtcggatcttccctgacaacttcttccttattgatttttcctttgtcttcatgcttgcaggagccaatgccgacttgagggagcagctcagcggggcccagACCGCCCTTCGCGCTAAGGAAGCCGAGTGCAACGCCTtagtcctggagcgtgaccgcctggccaagaagttggccgaccaggaggagagccacaaggcggccctgaagaaggtgcaggacagcgaggacgccctcaaagctgagttcgagaccgaagcggcgggctgggctgaggcaAAACAAGCGCTGAGCGAGGGCTACGGCCGGGTTGAGgatctgatcgatggtaagccACCTTCCTTACTCCTTGCTTGCCCCTTGccccctgatttgtgttctgacttgtgctgctttttgttctttgtgcagactacttccccggctactccgtcttTGCCACCCAGACCATCGAGGCCCACcgcgaggcgcgccggcaggcgggggctgaaatcgcgtcggacgcgagccggacgcttgaggagcaactcttggcggtccaagcccggctgcagccggctcaccgcatgctccgccgcctccagcgcgccggggcgcaggtgttggccgccctctggccaggcgaagcgattccccgcaccccgagtaGGACTGCTGACTagctggaggttgcggttggccgtTCGAGGCCTGGAAAGCACCGGCAGCCCgacttggagctgggcgggcgctggagttcgtccgagcctggtatcccGGGCTGAACCTGGACTAGCTGCGCACCTGGGGGCTGGAAgccgacgaggagatggaggaggtgcggTCGGCTATCTCTCAGCATgcctcgacgatcgccgagtgcactgacATCAGCGCCTTTGCTCCTGAGATAAAtgacgacggcgttgcccagccggaggaatggttcgggctgaacccggcagagggtgaggactcggcggaggagatcgcctccagtgATGAAGGTGAAGACGATGAAGGAGAGGAAGGCAAAGACGTTGAGCCGACCGGTGAAGCGACCAGCCAGCCTCAGCTtgatcgtgcctccagcaacggGGCGCGTGCTAGCGCACCCTCTGCGGGAGgtggtgatcatgccgaggttcgccagccggccactcctccagccagcACTGCCGTCTCTACCGACCTGCCCGACTCaccagtcgctcccttggcttaatctgtcatccttgcttttcctgcttgttactctttgatcaatttttattaaacttgcgcagttccacccactgggggtgtattcaaactatgttgaatgctggcctttcgaAGGTCTTTTGTATAAATATGATCGTGTGTGTGTTTGgcttccattcgcgtatgctttttatccttaggctgtttcctttgccgccttcccctggcTGCTGCCTTCCCAACCGGCAGCTACTCTGCAGCCTGTGGCTAGGGAAGGACTTGGCTATATTTATTTTTGGGGgggggaggcaagtactcgagctttcttagattgaagcgaggtgaatggaagccgtccggccggctactctggtagtcggtcggtggtgggagagaaaccggcttttgttatattagtccgttagtccctagccgtttttcgtgtgggcgtcctttcctgcctttaactcttgccagccggacagccggttcttcgaactgtgacttttggcaagagaaggcttgggtgccggcacactacttgtctgaccgcgggtaggactcctaatataactcaaggcggccagtccccgggccgattagtcgaacccggtgccggacgagAGAAAAAAAGGTGAATGTAATGACATGATTataagcatgatactcttcattcatagataaaagatggcagtccccgagctctcctcggggggcctattgtctcgtacttagtacaaaagttagcgtgatacatactgcatttcaactgtaaaatcttcggaggaggttggcgttccatggtcgttccgactccttgccggagtcgtctctctttcgtaccttcggcttctgtgcgtcgatcaggtagtaggagtcatttcccagcgctctgctgatgacaaaggggccttcccaaggggccgagagcttgtgctggccggctgttcgctggatcagccggagcacgaggtcgccttcttggaaagatcttggtctgaccttccggctgtggtagcggcgcaagccctgctggtagatggcggaccggctgagggctaacagccggccttcttccagcaggtcgactccatcttctcgtgcttccttggcctccgcctccgtgtacatggttactcgaggcgagtcgaactcgatttcagttgggatgaccgcctcggcaccatacacgaggaagaaaggagtgaagccggttgacttgtttggggtagtgcgcagactctagaggacggccggcagctcatcgagccaacagccggccaaactttccagtggtacgaccagtcggggcttgatgccggaaaggatgaggccgttggctcgctcgacttggccgtttgactgcgggtgggcaacggacgctaagtccaaccggatgccctgcgtcgcgcagaaacgtgccaatgctcccttggcgaaattcgtgctgttgtcggtgatgatgctgtgtggcacgccataccgagttgttatatctgcgatgaatgtcaTGGCAGTCgtcccattcagcttcttgatcggctttgcctcaatccatttggtgaatttgtccacacgacaagcagatgtgtcatgccgccgtgcgccatcttgaatgggcccaccatgtccagtccccaaacggcaaagggccaagtgaggggaatggtcttgagtgacgaagccggcatgtgttgcttggagctgaagacttggcaccctttgcaatgtttaactaactccttggcatcatccaaagcagtcggccaaaagaacccatggcgaaaagctttggcaatgagtgatcttgaggccgcatggtggccgcattctccttggtggatgtctctgaggattgcaatgcccttctcttgctcgacgcatcgctggaagACTCCGGTGACACTGCGCCTGACGAGCTCTCtattgacgattgtgtatgctccggctcggtgttggacttgtcttgcctctgttttgtcagccggcagatcttggtttattaggaagttgaggatggactgggcccatgatggagctgcgacttcatctattgccaacacggctactgcgaccagggcgggcgggctgggtggtgaaatgctggagtcagccaccgcctgttgtgttggtgcagtccccgggccgactaccgcagtccccgagccgggtgtggcagtccccgggtcgggcgtaactacggaagtccccgagccgcctactgacgtccccgggccgactatcgaagtccccgggtcacctGCTTGGTTCTCCGAGCCGGACCCAGctgcgtcggggtcaggcggcacgaagatggaatcggactctggagacggcttgatagacggatTGAGGAGGCGTTGCggagagacaccggttggtattgcctgccgagtggagcctattcgagccagggtatcagctggctcgttgtcggctcgcggtacgtggaggaactcgcatccttcaaagcacccgctgatctgctgaacgaggaagcggtagcttgccatatttgcgtccttggcgtcccagtcgccggatgattgctggattgccaagtccgagtcgccgtaacataggatccggcgtatgccgagctctttggcaagccggagcccgtgtatgagcgcctcgtactcggccacgttgttggaggcggcaaagtgaatctgcagcgtgtatctgagccggtcgcctttgggagaggtgaggatgacgccggctcccaagccggtgcgcatcttggacccgtcgaagtgcatgcgccaatgagtgtagtcgggagccggcggcaggtactgggtctcggcccagtcgacgaggaagtcgaccagtgcttgggacttgatggcggtgcgaggctggtagaagatcgtgtagggggccagctcgatggcccatttcgccacccggccggatgcatcccggctgcctatgatctcggcaagcggggcggtgcatacaaccgtgatggggtgctcttggaagtagggcttcagcttcttggcggcgaagtacacgccatagcacatcttctggtagtgcgggtagttctgcttcgaggtagacaacacctcactcaaatagtacaccggcctctggaccggctgggctcggccctcttctaggcgctggactacgatgacggtgctgaccacccggctggttgcagcaatgtagaggagcatgggctctttctcagtcggcgctgccaggacaggcggcgtggccagcatcttcttcaactcatgaaaagcttggtcggcttggttgttccactcgaagtgagtggtcttcttcatgaggcggtagagggggagagctttctctccgagccggctgatgaagcggttcagggaggccaagcacccagtgaacttctggacgtctcgaagtttggtgggaaaatcgccattctctcaatggccttgatctttgctgggttgcat belongs to Triticum urartu cultivar G1812 chromosome 7, Tu2.1, whole genome shotgun sequence and includes:
- the LOC125518742 gene encoding uncharacterized protein LOC125518742 — its product is MLAGANADLREQLSGAQTALRAKEAECNALVLERDRLAKKLADQEESHKAALKKVQDSEDALKAEFETEAAGWAEAKQALSEGYGRVEDLIDDYFPGYSVFATQTIEAHREARRQAGAEIASDASRTLEEQLLAVQARLQPAHRMLRRLQRAGAQVLAALWPGEAIPRTPSRTAD